A region of Bacillota bacterium DNA encodes the following proteins:
- a CDS encoding acetyl-CoA C-acyltransferase (Catalyzes the synthesis of acetoacetyl coenzyme A from two molecules of acetyl coenzyme A. It can also act as a thiolase, catalyzing the reverse reaction and generating two-carbon units from the four-carbon product of fatty acid oxidation) → MARTVILGGARTPFGVLGGKLKDIPATTLGGIAIRAALERSGVAPHEVDNVLMGMVVQAGAGQIPSRQASMAAGLPETVTSETINKVCASGMRAVNLGDALIRSGEADVVVAGGMESMSRGPGLLPDARFGRRLGHGTILDSVVHDGLWCAFAGVHMGNHGERMAREFNVSREEQDLWALRSHQRAIAAIDAGRLAEEIVPVEVPVRGGTELFDTDEAPRRDTSLEKLARLRPVFEENGCITAGNAPGINDGAAALVLMSEDRARAEGRKPLARIRAWATVAAEPPYLATVPALAADKALAKAGLSRSDIGLVEINEAFAVVAIVSTRLGNWDPEIVNVNGGAIALGHPIGASGARIVLTLAYEMRRRGVQFGLAAICSGGGQGEAVVLERVD, encoded by the coding sequence ATGGCGCGCACGGTCATCCTGGGGGGCGCCCGGACGCCTTTCGGCGTGCTGGGCGGGAAGCTGAAGGACATTCCGGCCACCACGCTGGGGGGCATCGCCATTCGCGCGGCGCTGGAGCGCTCGGGCGTCGCGCCGCACGAGGTCGACAACGTGCTGATGGGGATGGTCGTGCAAGCCGGCGCCGGCCAGATTCCGTCGCGCCAGGCGAGCATGGCCGCGGGGCTGCCCGAGACGGTCACGTCGGAGACCATCAACAAGGTGTGCGCCTCGGGGATGCGCGCCGTCAATCTGGGCGACGCGCTGATCCGCAGCGGCGAAGCGGACGTCGTGGTCGCAGGCGGCATGGAAAGCATGAGCCGCGGGCCGGGGCTGCTGCCCGACGCGCGGTTCGGCCGCCGGCTGGGCCACGGAACGATTCTCGACTCCGTCGTGCACGACGGGCTCTGGTGCGCCTTCGCCGGCGTGCATATGGGCAACCACGGCGAACGCATGGCCCGGGAATTCAACGTGAGCCGGGAAGAGCAAGACCTTTGGGCGCTACGGAGCCATCAGCGCGCCATCGCGGCCATTGACGCGGGGCGCCTGGCCGAGGAGATCGTGCCGGTGGAGGTGCCCGTGCGCGGCGGCACCGAGCTGTTCGACACCGACGAAGCGCCGCGCCGGGACACCAGCCTGGAAAAGCTGGCGCGCTTGCGCCCGGTCTTCGAAGAAAACGGCTGCATCACGGCCGGCAACGCGCCGGGCATCAACGACGGCGCCGCGGCGCTGGTGCTGATGAGCGAAGACCGGGCCCGGGCCGAGGGCCGCAAGCCCCTCGCGCGCATCCGGGCGTGGGCCACGGTGGCGGCCGAGCCGCCGTATCTGGCCACCGTGCCGGCGCTGGCCGCCGACAAAGCGCTGGCCAAGGCCGGCCTGTCCCGCTCCGACATCGGCCTGGTAGAAATCAACGAAGCCTTCGCCGTCGTCGCCATCGTCAGCACGCGGCTGGGCAACTGGGACCCGGAAATCGTCAACGTCAACGGCGGCGCCATCGCCCTGGGGCATCCCATCGGTGCCAGCGGCGCCCGCATCGTCCTGACGCTGGCCTATGAGATGCGGCGGCGCGGCGTGCAGTTCGGCCTGGCGGCCATCTGCAGCGGCGGCGGCCAAGGCGAAGCCGTCGTCCTCGAACGGGTGGACTAG
- a CDS encoding MATE family efflux transporter yields MHPTSTLGEKARQLFVILGPILLTQIGLSLMGFADTVMAGRFSPVDLAGVAVGSNLWAPVQTGLSSVLLALTPIVAQHLGARREREIAPAVGQALYLAVAMAAAVALAGLWAVPRVLDGMGLEPEVQRIAAGYLAAIGLGLVPSFAYTVLRSFMDGLGQTRATLGITMLSLPVHVLLNYVLIFGAWGFPRLGGVGAGIAAALTNWIIAGVAAAVAARVEPFRSYRVFARLPRPSLRAWSEQLRIGVPMGLAVFMEVGIFSLVALLMSRFGTTTVAAHQAAINFANLLYMFPMSISLALTIAVGYEVGARRLDHARQYTRLGLGTSLSMGVLSAAFLALFRHWVAGWYTDDAAVRALVESFLYYVMFFQLSDAVAAPIQGTLRGYKDVTVPMIVALLAHWGIGLPVGHLLATFTGLGPYGYWIGLITGLAAGAAGLAWRLRAVYRRGAALSPASEFPHASSRLA; encoded by the coding sequence TTGCATCCGACGTCGACGTTAGGGGAAAAAGCGCGGCAGCTCTTTGTCATTTTGGGCCCGATTTTGCTGACGCAGATTGGGCTTTCCTTGATGGGTTTCGCCGATACGGTGATGGCCGGGCGGTTTTCGCCGGTGGACCTGGCCGGGGTGGCCGTCGGCAGCAACCTCTGGGCGCCGGTGCAAACCGGGCTGTCCAGCGTGCTGCTGGCGCTGACGCCCATTGTGGCGCAACATTTGGGCGCCCGCCGGGAGCGGGAAATCGCGCCGGCAGTAGGGCAGGCACTGTACTTAGCGGTAGCTATGGCGGCGGCGGTGGCGCTGGCCGGCCTGTGGGCGGTGCCGCGCGTGCTGGACGGCATGGGGCTGGAGCCGGAAGTGCAGCGCATCGCCGCCGGCTATTTGGCCGCCATCGGCCTCGGGCTGGTGCCGTCGTTTGCCTACACCGTCCTGCGCAGTTTCATGGACGGCCTGGGCCAGACGCGAGCGACGCTGGGCATCACCATGCTGTCGCTGCCCGTCCACGTGCTGCTGAACTACGTGCTCATTTTCGGCGCCTGGGGCTTTCCGCGCCTTGGCGGCGTAGGTGCGGGCATCGCGGCGGCGCTGACGAACTGGATCATCGCGGGGGTCGCGGCGGCCGTGGCGGCGCGCGTGGAGCCGTTCCGGTCGTACCGGGTGTTCGCCCGCTTGCCGCGCCCGTCGCTGCGGGCGTGGTCGGAACAGCTGCGCATCGGCGTGCCCATGGGCTTGGCCGTCTTTATGGAGGTCGGCATCTTTTCCCTGGTGGCGTTGCTCATGAGCCGCTTCGGCACAACGACGGTGGCGGCCCACCAGGCGGCCATCAACTTCGCCAACCTTCTGTACATGTTCCCCATGAGCATCTCGCTGGCGCTGACGATTGCGGTCGGGTATGAAGTTGGCGCGCGGCGGCTGGACCATGCCCGGCAATACACGCGGCTGGGCTTGGGGACGTCGCTGAGCATGGGCGTGCTGTCGGCCGCGTTTTTGGCCTTGTTCCGGCATTGGGTGGCCGGCTGGTACACCGACGATGCGGCTGTACGGGCCCTGGTGGAGTCGTTCCTGTACTACGTCATGTTCTTCCAGTTGTCGGACGCCGTCGCCGCGCCCATCCAAGGCACGCTCCGCGGGTACAAAGACGTGACCGTTCCCATGATCGTCGCGCTGCTGGCGCACTGGGGCATCGGCTTGCCGGTGGGACACCTGCTCGCGACGTTCACGGGCTTGGGGCCCTACGGTTACTGGATCGGCCTCATCACGGGCTTGGCCGCCGGCGCCGCGGGCCTGGCGTGGCGGCTGCGCGCCGTCTACCGCCGCGGCGCCGCTCTCAGCCCGGCAAGCGAATTTCCACACGCGTCGTCTCGGCTAGCCTGA
- a CDS encoding ABC transporter ATP-binding protein, whose product MLVVRGLTKRFTVGGSVKVAVDRVDLTVPAGQFVAIVGSNGAGKSTLLNLIAGRHLPDEGTIRLNGVDITDWSEHRRAAFIGRVFQDPLHGTAASMTIEENLAIAACRGKRRGLRRGVTAADRRRFRERLAQLGLGLEERLHTPVGLLSGGQRQSLSLIMATLARPSLLLLDEHTAALDPKTARQVLELTTRIVSEYGLTTLMVTHNLEHALRVGDRTIMMHEGAIVLDVSGPERARMTVQDLLDEFSRARGRQLLDDRVLLA is encoded by the coding sequence ATGCTGGTCGTGCGCGGACTTACGAAGCGGTTCACCGTGGGCGGCAGCGTCAAAGTCGCGGTGGATCGCGTAGACTTGACGGTGCCGGCGGGCCAGTTCGTGGCCATCGTCGGCAGCAACGGCGCCGGCAAATCGACGCTGCTCAATCTCATTGCAGGGCGCCACTTGCCGGACGAAGGCACCATCCGCCTGAACGGCGTCGACATCACCGACTGGAGCGAGCACCGCCGCGCGGCGTTCATCGGCCGGGTGTTCCAGGACCCGCTGCACGGCACGGCGGCGTCGATGACCATTGAGGAAAACCTGGCCATCGCGGCCTGCCGGGGAAAGCGCCGGGGGCTGCGGCGGGGCGTGACGGCGGCGGACCGGCGGCGGTTTCGCGAGCGGCTGGCGCAGCTGGGGCTGGGCCTGGAAGAACGGCTGCACACGCCCGTGGGGCTGCTGTCCGGCGGTCAGCGGCAGTCCCTGTCGCTGATCATGGCCACGTTGGCGCGCCCGTCGCTGCTCCTGCTGGACGAGCATACGGCGGCGCTGGATCCGAAGACGGCGCGGCAGGTGCTGGAGCTGACCACGCGCATCGTGAGCGAGTACGGCCTGACGACGCTGATGGTGACGCACAACCTGGAGCACGCGCTGCGAGTGGGCGACCGGACCATCATGATGCACGAAGGCGCCATCGTGCTGGACGTGTCGGGGCCCGAGCGGGCGCGCATGACGGTGCAGGACCTTTTGGACGAATTCAGCCGCGCCAGAGGACGGCAACTACTGGACGACCGGGTCCTCCTCGCTTAG
- a CDS encoding ABC transporter permease, which produces MSWFALSGSIEQGLVYGIMALGVYLTFRVLNFPDLTVEGSFPLGAAVSATLIVAGVDPLLSIAAATACGLLAGLTTGLLHTKMRISGLLAGILTMTALYSINLRIMGRPNVPLLRQPTIFTELSQRGFDHPLQTLFVFLAAALALKLLLDWFLSTELGLAMRATGDNADMIRSFGVSTDAMINLGVALANGLAALAGALAAQYQGYADVGMGLGMVVAGLASVIIGNALLRPSTVFRGTLGALLGSVVYRLAIFFALRAGFAPTDLRIVTALLVIMALSMPALKDGLLRRAARRETAPALRPAAQKRRGLERSG; this is translated from the coding sequence TTGAGCTGGTTCGCGCTGAGCGGGTCCATTGAGCAAGGGCTCGTGTACGGCATCATGGCCCTGGGCGTCTACTTGACGTTCCGGGTGCTCAATTTCCCCGACCTGACCGTGGAAGGCAGCTTTCCGCTGGGTGCGGCGGTGTCGGCCACGTTGATCGTGGCGGGCGTCGATCCGCTGCTGTCCATCGCCGCGGCGACCGCCTGTGGGCTGCTGGCCGGCCTCACGACGGGCCTGCTGCACACGAAAATGCGCATTTCGGGCCTGCTGGCCGGCATTCTCACCATGACCGCGCTGTATTCCATCAACTTGCGCATTATGGGCCGTCCCAACGTGCCGCTGCTGCGCCAGCCTACGATTTTCACCGAACTCAGCCAGCGGGGCTTCGACCATCCGCTGCAGACGCTTTTCGTCTTCCTCGCGGCGGCGCTGGCGCTGAAGCTGCTGCTGGACTGGTTCCTTTCCACCGAGCTGGGGCTGGCCATGCGGGCCACGGGCGACAACGCGGACATGATTCGCAGCTTCGGCGTCAGCACCGATGCGATGATCAATTTGGGCGTCGCGCTGGCCAACGGCTTGGCGGCGCTGGCCGGGGCGCTGGCGGCGCAGTATCAAGGCTATGCGGACGTCGGCATGGGCCTCGGCATGGTCGTGGCGGGCTTGGCGTCGGTGATTATCGGCAACGCGCTGCTGCGGCCGTCCACGGTCTTCCGAGGCACGCTGGGAGCGCTCCTCGGCTCCGTCGTGTACCGATTGGCCATCTTCTTCGCGCTGCGGGCGGGCTTCGCCCCCACCGATTTGCGCATCGTCACCGCGCTGCTGGTCATCATGGCCCTCTCGATGCCGGCGCTGAAGGACGGGCTGCTGCGGCGGGCCGCGCGGCGGGAGACGGCCCCGGCGCTGCGGCCGGCGGCGCAAAAGCGGCGCGGGCTGGAACGAAGCGGGTGA
- a CDS encoding sugar ABC transporter substrate-binding protein, whose protein sequence is MSLTRLRKVVLIAFVSVLAASLAAAAAPLRIGVTQIVEHPALDAARQGFIDRMAELGFVPGVNVIYDIQSAQGDQGTALTIAQKFAADRVDLVLAIATPTAQAAAQVIRDIPILITAVTDPVSAGLVESIERPGTNVTGTSDLTPVRAQLELLKALVPGVRRVGVLYNAGEVNSVVQVALAREAAADLGFEMVEATVVNSAEVLQAAQSLVGRVDALYLPTDNTVVSAIESVIFVAERARLPLIAGEDLSVERGALATVGLDYYQLGRQTADIAFRVLQGEDPAEIPIQYQEEISLVVNVSAAARMGVVIPEELLQKAARVIQ, encoded by the coding sequence ATGTCCTTGACGAGACTGCGGAAGGTGGTTCTAATTGCGTTCGTGTCGGTGCTGGCGGCGTCGCTGGCGGCCGCGGCGGCGCCCCTGCGGATCGGCGTCACGCAAATCGTGGAGCACCCGGCTCTGGACGCCGCCCGGCAGGGCTTCATCGATCGCATGGCCGAGCTGGGGTTCGTGCCCGGCGTCAACGTGATTTACGATATTCAGAGCGCGCAGGGGGACCAGGGCACGGCCCTGACCATCGCGCAAAAGTTTGCCGCGGACCGCGTCGACCTGGTGCTGGCCATCGCCACGCCCACCGCGCAGGCGGCGGCACAGGTCATCCGCGATATTCCTATCTTGATTACCGCCGTCACCGACCCGGTCAGCGCGGGGCTGGTGGAGAGCATTGAACGGCCCGGTACCAACGTGACGGGCACGTCGGACCTGACGCCCGTGCGGGCGCAGCTGGAGCTGCTGAAGGCGCTGGTGCCGGGCGTCCGGCGCGTGGGCGTACTCTACAACGCCGGCGAGGTTAACTCGGTGGTGCAGGTGGCGCTGGCCCGTGAGGCGGCGGCCGACCTGGGCTTCGAGATGGTGGAGGCGACGGTGGTCAACTCGGCGGAAGTGCTGCAGGCGGCCCAGTCGCTGGTGGGGCGGGTTGACGCCTTGTACCTGCCGACGGACAACACCGTGGTGTCGGCCATTGAGTCGGTGATCTTCGTGGCCGAGCGGGCGCGGCTGCCGCTTATTGCCGGCGAGGACTTGAGCGTCGAGCGGGGCGCTTTGGCCACCGTCGGGCTCGATTATTACCAGCTCGGGCGGCAGACGGCCGACATCGCCTTCCGGGTGCTGCAAGGGGAAGATCCGGCCGAGATTCCGATTCAGTACCAGGAGGAAATCAGCCTGGTCGTGAACGTGAGCGCCGCGGCCCGCATGGGCGTCGTCATTCCGGAAGAACTGCTGCAGAAGGCGGCGCGGGTCATCCAGTAA
- a CDS encoding AsnC family transcriptional regulator encodes MDVPFLDELDRAIIGLLQEDGRMAYTEMARRLGVAEATVRKRVSRLLEEGVVHVVGVVDPHWLGRTVTAIVGVRTEGRDADSIVAELRSWEEVRFAAACAGTYDFILEVVVGSNEELYDFLTRKLRVTPGIVGSDTSLVMKTVKERHAWREVRRPRAERREPAEGA; translated from the coding sequence GTGGATGTGCCGTTTCTCGACGAACTGGACCGTGCCATCATCGGTTTGCTGCAGGAAGACGGCCGCATGGCGTACACGGAGATGGCCCGCCGGCTGGGCGTGGCGGAAGCCACCGTGCGCAAGCGCGTGAGCCGGCTGCTGGAGGAGGGCGTCGTTCATGTGGTAGGCGTGGTGGACCCCCACTGGCTGGGGCGGACCGTCACCGCCATCGTGGGCGTGCGCACGGAGGGGCGGGATGCCGACAGCATCGTGGCCGAGCTGCGTTCGTGGGAGGAAGTGCGCTTCGCGGCCGCGTGCGCCGGAACGTACGATTTCATCCTTGAAGTCGTCGTCGGTTCCAACGAGGAGCTTTACGACTTCCTGACCCGGAAGCTGCGGGTGACGCCGGGCATCGTAGGCAGCGACACGTCGCTGGTCATGAAGACGGTGAAAGAGCGGCACGCCTGGAGGGAGGTGAGGCGGCCGCGCGCGGAGAGACGAGAGCCGGCGGAAGGCGCCTGA
- a CDS encoding 5-formyltetrahydrofolate cyclo-ligase — protein sequence MDDQTVLTKAQARAAAYAGLHAAKAARFPFPIEGRIPNFAGAERAARRLRELPVYQAARGVKVNPDAPQLPVRAMVLRDGKTLYMPSPRLRGAFVRIRPENVPPGEERRAASLSHCGRYGEEVTLKELAERIAAGEPTIDLIVVGAAAVSRNGARAGKGEGYADMEYAILRELGLPPVPVVTTVHPAQIVPAIAVEPHDLPVDYIVTPAEIIATGTALPKPSRIAWELVEPADLEAMPVLRELRELTWASLTTRDIVAPGLDVLFVGINPGRKSAATGHNFAGPGNQFWRLLHEAGFTPRVLAPREEDELLRWGVGITNVVTRASRGEHELTWDELLAGGAALREKVRRLRPRVVALLGKTAYRAYAGLSRSAPVAWGMQPRAVVEGVVDFVAPNPSARSTIPYAQRLELFRQLRAL from the coding sequence ATGGACGACCAAACCGTGCTGACGAAGGCGCAGGCACGAGCCGCGGCGTATGCCGGCTTGCACGCGGCCAAGGCGGCTCGCTTTCCGTTTCCCATCGAGGGCCGCATCCCCAACTTCGCCGGCGCGGAGCGGGCGGCCCGGCGGCTGCGGGAGCTCCCGGTTTATCAAGCCGCCCGGGGCGTGAAAGTGAATCCCGACGCGCCGCAGCTGCCCGTGCGTGCCATGGTGCTGCGGGACGGCAAGACCCTCTACATGCCTTCCCCGAGACTGCGGGGCGCTTTTGTGCGCATTCGCCCGGAAAACGTGCCGCCCGGGGAAGAGCGGCGCGCGGCCAGCTTGTCGCACTGCGGCCGCTACGGCGAGGAAGTGACGCTCAAAGAGCTCGCGGAGCGCATCGCGGCCGGCGAGCCCACCATTGATCTCATCGTCGTCGGGGCGGCGGCGGTCAGCCGCAACGGTGCCCGGGCGGGCAAAGGCGAAGGGTACGCGGACATGGAGTACGCCATCTTGCGGGAGCTGGGCCTGCCTCCCGTACCGGTGGTTACCACCGTTCACCCGGCGCAGATCGTGCCTGCCATCGCCGTCGAACCGCACGACCTGCCCGTCGACTACATCGTCACCCCCGCCGAGATCATCGCCACCGGCACGGCGCTGCCGAAGCCTTCTCGCATCGCCTGGGAACTGGTGGAGCCGGCGGATCTCGAGGCCATGCCCGTGCTGCGGGAGCTGCGGGAGCTGACGTGGGCATCGCTGACGACGCGCGACATCGTGGCGCCGGGCTTGGACGTGCTGTTCGTCGGCATCAACCCGGGCCGCAAGAGCGCCGCGACGGGCCACAACTTCGCGGGCCCCGGGAATCAGTTCTGGCGCCTGCTGCATGAGGCGGGCTTTACGCCTCGCGTCCTGGCGCCGCGCGAGGAAGACGAACTGCTGCGCTGGGGCGTGGGCATCACCAACGTCGTCACGCGGGCGTCGCGCGGCGAACACGAGCTCACGTGGGACGAACTGCTCGCGGGCGGCGCGGCGCTGCGCGAGAAGGTGCGGCGGCTGCGGCCTCGGGTCGTGGCGCTGCTGGGGAAAACCGCCTATCGGGCTTACGCCGGCCTGAGCCGCTCCGCACCTGTGGCGTGGGGCATGCAGCCCAGGGCGGTGGTCGAGGGCGTGGTGGACTTCGTCGCGCCCAACCCTTCCGCGCGCAGCACCATCCCGTACGCCCAGCGCCTCGAACTGTTCCGGCAGTTGCGAGCTCTCTAG
- a CDS encoding adenylosuccinate synthase, which translates to MHGLAVIGAQWGDEGKGKIVDYLAAEAAVVVRYSGGNNAGHTVVVGDRTLKLHLIPSGILHEHVLCVIGNGTVVDLEVLADELDRLAAQGVAADNLRISARAHVLMPYHRDLDRLEEEARGPHRLGTTGRGVGPAYVDKVAREGIRCADLADPAGLRERLEVVVPRKSALLQKLYGHPGYTVDEMFEYCMRYADRVVPRLVDAGELVQEALAQGRKVLFEGAQGTMLDVDHGTYPYVTASSPAAGGVATGAGVSPAAVTSVLGVVKAYTTRVGLGPFPTELHDATGDYIRERGCEYGTTTGRPRRCGWLDAVQLRYAVRVNGMTQLALTKLDVLTGLDYVKICVAYEIDGRIVDTFPASLRDLSRARPVYELHPGWREDLSQAASPEELPDAARAYIARIEELTGATVVRVSVGPGRHQTLATAPLDW; encoded by the coding sequence ATGCACGGTCTGGCCGTCATCGGCGCCCAGTGGGGCGATGAGGGCAAAGGAAAAATTGTGGACTACCTGGCCGCGGAGGCGGCCGTCGTCGTGCGCTATTCGGGGGGCAACAACGCAGGCCACACCGTGGTGGTGGGCGACCGCACCCTGAAGCTGCACTTGATCCCGTCCGGCATTTTGCACGAGCACGTGCTGTGCGTCATCGGCAACGGCACGGTGGTGGACCTGGAGGTGCTGGCCGACGAGCTGGACCGCCTGGCCGCCCAGGGCGTGGCGGCGGACAATTTGCGCATCTCCGCTCGCGCCCACGTGCTCATGCCCTACCACCGCGACCTGGACCGATTGGAGGAGGAAGCTCGCGGCCCGCACCGGCTGGGGACGACGGGGCGCGGCGTCGGTCCCGCCTACGTGGATAAAGTGGCCCGGGAGGGCATTCGCTGCGCCGACTTGGCCGACCCTGCGGGGCTGCGGGAGCGGCTGGAGGTGGTCGTGCCGAGGAAGTCGGCGCTGCTGCAGAAGCTGTACGGCCACCCGGGCTACACGGTGGACGAGATGTTCGAGTATTGCATGCGCTACGCCGATCGCGTGGTGCCGCGCCTGGTAGACGCCGGGGAGCTGGTGCAGGAGGCGCTGGCGCAAGGGCGCAAAGTGCTCTTCGAGGGCGCGCAAGGCACCATGCTGGACGTGGATCACGGCACGTATCCGTACGTGACGGCGTCGTCACCGGCCGCCGGCGGCGTCGCCACGGGCGCGGGCGTGAGCCCCGCGGCGGTGACCAGCGTGCTGGGCGTGGTCAAAGCCTACACGACCCGGGTCGGTCTGGGGCCGTTCCCGACGGAGCTGCACGACGCCACCGGCGACTACATCCGTGAGCGGGGCTGCGAGTACGGGACGACGACGGGCCGGCCGCGCCGGTGCGGCTGGCTGGACGCGGTGCAGCTGCGCTACGCGGTGCGGGTCAACGGCATGACGCAGCTGGCCCTCACCAAGCTGGACGTGCTGACGGGGCTGGATTACGTCAAGATTTGCGTGGCTTACGAAATCGACGGGCGCATCGTAGACACGTTCCCGGCTTCGCTCCGGGACCTTTCTCGAGCAAGGCCGGTCTACGAGCTGCACCCGGGCTGGCGGGAGGACCTGTCGCAGGCGGCGTCGCCGGAGGAGCTGCCGGACGCGGCGCGGGCGTACATCGCCCGCATCGAGGAGCTGACGGGCGCGACCGTCGTGCGGGTCTCCGTGGGGCCGGGGCGCCATCAGACCTTGGCCACGGCGCCGCTTGATTGGTAA